The Halobacterium sp. CBA1132 genome has a segment encoding these proteins:
- a CDS encoding DUF2309 domain-containing protein, producing MTTETAIHDSIEEAAGVVGSLWPVHSFVTANPLAGFEDQPFEQAVARASDLLGGRGYPSAEALRAALDSRQIDRDALDAELAAAGYDDDPEALLDRVADATTTDDTAADDATERVDRVLSKWLSAFLDEGSAHWSMPNRGAGFYTAFREVAAHDGEIPNDGVAADLPESPIETIAAVLEPYPEDEWKGIFEAELAALPGWTWFVNRRVEDDGEWQSAHPISLAGYLAARLALLDAHGVDLSPAGDTDPDPADEIAAAFLRAWEATYRDDLVSAVAAESESLADDEASRRPDAQLVFCIDTRSEIIRRHVEATGDYETHGYAGFFGVPIEYEGYDADVSVDACPPIVDPQHRVTETPTDDDRRASRDRWTGLREAATEVVETLEANAATAYGFVESAGSGYGLALAARTLVPQRVRTLAGAAGEQVPGVHEFCEPALDHEHRDGALPSGLTTEERVEYAANAFELMGFEEFGRLVVFTGHASETANNPYGSSLDCGACAGNPGGPNARVLAAICSDDAVTDALRERGFDIPEDTVFLAAEHNTTTDEIELYDGDVPESHAADLERLRADLATAREGAAAERVESMGGDGAAVSETERRAADWAETRPELGLAGNAGFVVGPRELTSDLDLDGRAFLHSYDHSTDPDGDALAAILTGPMVVTQWINTQYYFSTVDNAVYGSGSKITHNPVGNLGVYQGNGGDLMTGLPLQSLTTAADESYHQPLRLSTVVHAPVERTEAVLADNEQLQVLLDNDWLSLTVVDPTRDHRAFEYERDLSWTPAVEPEEPEAEKQRAPAVADD from the coding sequence ATGACAACTGAGACAGCTATCCACGACAGCATCGAGGAGGCGGCCGGCGTCGTCGGTTCCCTGTGGCCCGTCCATTCGTTCGTGACGGCGAACCCGCTGGCCGGCTTCGAGGACCAGCCCTTCGAGCAAGCGGTCGCGCGCGCCTCGGACCTGCTGGGCGGGCGCGGCTACCCGAGCGCGGAAGCGCTCCGTGCGGCGCTGGACAGCCGGCAGATAGACCGCGACGCCCTCGACGCGGAACTCGCGGCGGCCGGCTACGACGACGACCCCGAGGCGCTGCTCGACCGCGTGGCCGACGCGACCACCACCGACGACACCGCTGCTGACGACGCCACGGAGCGCGTCGACCGCGTGCTGTCGAAGTGGCTGTCCGCGTTCCTCGACGAGGGGAGCGCGCACTGGTCGATGCCGAACCGCGGGGCCGGCTTCTACACCGCGTTCCGCGAGGTCGCCGCCCACGACGGCGAAATCCCGAACGACGGCGTCGCCGCGGACCTGCCGGAGTCGCCGATCGAGACCATCGCCGCGGTGCTGGAGCCGTACCCCGAGGACGAGTGGAAGGGAATCTTCGAGGCGGAACTGGCCGCGCTCCCGGGCTGGACGTGGTTCGTGAACCGCCGCGTCGAGGACGACGGCGAGTGGCAGTCGGCGCACCCGATTTCGCTTGCGGGCTACCTCGCGGCGCGGCTGGCGCTGCTGGACGCCCACGGCGTCGACCTCTCGCCCGCGGGTGACACCGACCCGGACCCCGCGGACGAAATCGCGGCGGCGTTCCTGCGCGCGTGGGAGGCGACCTACCGCGACGACCTCGTGAGCGCCGTCGCCGCCGAGAGCGAGTCGCTGGCCGACGACGAGGCGTCGAGGCGCCCGGACGCCCAACTGGTCTTCTGCATCGACACGCGCTCGGAGATTATCCGCCGGCACGTCGAGGCCACCGGCGACTACGAGACCCACGGGTACGCGGGGTTCTTCGGCGTCCCCATCGAGTACGAGGGCTACGACGCTGACGTCTCCGTGGACGCCTGCCCGCCGATAGTCGACCCCCAACACCGCGTCACCGAGACGCCGACCGACGACGACCGGCGGGCAAGCCGCGACCGCTGGACGGGCCTCCGCGAGGCCGCCACCGAGGTCGTGGAGACGCTGGAGGCCAACGCCGCCACCGCCTACGGGTTCGTGGAGAGCGCGGGCAGCGGCTACGGACTCGCGCTCGCGGCCCGCACGCTCGTCCCCCAGCGCGTCCGCACCCTCGCTGGTGCCGCCGGCGAGCAGGTGCCCGGCGTCCACGAGTTCTGTGAGCCAGCACTCGACCACGAACACCGCGACGGCGCGCTCCCGTCCGGGCTGACGACCGAGGAGCGCGTCGAGTACGCGGCCAACGCCTTCGAGCTGATGGGCTTCGAGGAGTTCGGCCGCCTCGTCGTCTTCACCGGCCACGCCAGCGAGACCGCGAACAACCCCTACGGGTCGAGTCTGGACTGCGGCGCCTGCGCGGGCAACCCCGGCGGCCCGAACGCTCGCGTGCTTGCGGCCATCTGCAGCGACGACGCCGTCACGGACGCGCTCCGGGAGCGCGGCTTCGATATCCCCGAGGACACCGTCTTCCTCGCCGCCGAGCACAACACGACCACCGACGAAATCGAACTCTACGACGGCGACGTCCCCGAGAGCCACGCCGCCGACCTCGAACGGTTGCGCGCGGACCTCGCGACCGCCCGCGAGGGCGCGGCCGCCGAGCGCGTCGAGTCGATGGGGGGCGACGGCGCGGCCGTCAGCGAGACCGAGCGCCGCGCCGCCGACTGGGCGGAGACGCGCCCCGAGCTGGGACTGGCCGGCAACGCCGGGTTCGTCGTCGGCCCCCGCGAACTGACCAGCGACCTCGACCTCGACGGCCGCGCGTTCCTCCACTCCTACGACCACTCGACGGACCCGGACGGCGACGCGCTGGCCGCGATACTCACGGGGCCGATGGTCGTCACGCAGTGGATAAACACCCAGTACTACTTCTCGACGGTCGACAACGCCGTCTACGGCAGCGGGTCGAAGATCACGCACAACCCGGTCGGCAACCTCGGCGTCTACCAGGGGAACGGCGGCGACCTGATGACGGGCCTCCCGCTGCAGTCGCTGACGACCGCTGCCGACGAGTCGTACCACCAGCCGCTGCGCCTCTCCACGGTCGTCCACGCGCCCGTCGAACGCACCGAGGCCGTGCTCGCGGACAACGAGCAACTGCAGGTGCTGTTGGACAACGACTGGCTCTCGCTGACGGTCGTCGACCCGACGCGGGACCACCGCGCGTTCGAGTACGAGCGCGACCTCTCGTGGACGCCCGCCGTCGAGCCGGAAGAACCAGAGGCCGAGAAACAGCGCGCGCCAGCGGTCGCAGACGACTAA
- a CDS encoding proton-conducting transporter membrane subunit, with amino-acid sequence MSGQDTTTTTVGPLPDATAESPFAPAALTWLVWALFAASVGALVVRARTAGAWEFSGVVSVDGLTVLMWAVVAFFSGVVHSYSRRYVAGSAHETAFFANIFAFTLVVMALVAADHVALFGVLWLAMGLVMAELVGTVDGWPQARAAASVARKHFLASSALLGVALTALWWTTGATTISGVAANADALGGPVWLAAAVALVLAAMIQSALVPFQTWLLSSMTAPTPASALMHAGFVNAGGILLARFAPVVTVDATLMLAIVAVGAVSAAGGKLLKSVQTDVKSKLGCSTVGQMGFMIMQAGLGFFAAAVTHLILHGFYKAYQFLGSGGQVEPTSPTEGTPHTADGLPSVTGAAVTLLTGLAGGALFAVLTGKGMHVDSGLLLTVFVVFTTMHAARDAIGHTSLSAAARYVAVPLVFFPAILVYAAVYEGVAGLLPVEAAPTELTVLHAAVAAAFAAIYLAIETGVHERSRWLYVALQNASRPSPATVLTSTEEYDDN; translated from the coding sequence ATGTCGGGACAGGACACAACGACGACGACGGTCGGACCACTCCCGGACGCGACGGCGGAGTCGCCGTTCGCGCCCGCCGCACTCACGTGGCTCGTGTGGGCGCTGTTCGCCGCGAGCGTCGGCGCGCTCGTCGTTCGAGCGCGAACCGCGGGCGCGTGGGAGTTCAGCGGGGTGGTCTCCGTCGACGGACTGACCGTGCTGATGTGGGCGGTGGTCGCCTTCTTCAGCGGCGTCGTCCACAGCTACTCGCGGCGCTACGTCGCGGGGAGCGCACACGAGACGGCGTTCTTCGCGAATATATTCGCGTTCACGCTCGTCGTGATGGCGCTGGTCGCCGCCGACCACGTCGCCCTCTTCGGCGTGCTCTGGCTGGCGATGGGACTGGTGATGGCGGAACTCGTCGGCACCGTCGACGGCTGGCCGCAGGCGAGAGCCGCCGCCTCAGTCGCCCGCAAGCACTTCCTCGCCAGCAGCGCGCTGTTGGGCGTCGCGCTGACGGCGCTGTGGTGGACGACCGGCGCGACGACCATTTCCGGCGTCGCCGCGAACGCCGACGCGCTCGGCGGCCCGGTGTGGCTCGCCGCGGCCGTCGCACTCGTGCTCGCGGCGATGATTCAGTCCGCGCTCGTGCCGTTTCAGACGTGGCTGCTCTCCTCGATGACCGCGCCGACGCCGGCGTCCGCGCTGATGCACGCGGGCTTCGTCAACGCGGGCGGCATCCTCTTGGCGCGCTTCGCGCCCGTGGTCACCGTCGACGCCACGCTGATGCTCGCGATAGTCGCCGTCGGCGCGGTCAGCGCGGCCGGCGGGAAGCTCCTGAAGTCGGTCCAGACCGACGTCAAGAGCAAGCTCGGCTGTTCGACGGTCGGCCAGATGGGGTTCATGATAATGCAGGCGGGCCTCGGGTTCTTCGCCGCCGCCGTCACCCACCTCATCCTGCACGGTTTCTACAAGGCCTACCAGTTCCTCGGCTCCGGCGGCCAGGTCGAACCCACCAGCCCGACCGAGGGAACCCCGCACACCGCGGACGGCCTCCCCAGCGTCACCGGCGCCGCCGTGACGCTGCTCACCGGCCTCGCGGGCGGCGCGCTGTTCGCCGTGCTGACCGGGAAGGGGATGCACGTCGACAGCGGCCTCCTGTTGACCGTCTTCGTGGTGTTCACCACGATGCACGCGGCCCGCGACGCGATTGGCCACACGTCGCTGTCGGCAGCCGCTCGCTACGTCGCCGTCCCGCTGGTGTTCTTCCCCGCCATCCTCGTCTACGCCGCGGTGTACGAGGGCGTCGCGGGACTGCTCCCGGTCGAGGCGGCGCCGACGGAGCTGACTGTTCTCCACGCCGCCGTCGCCGCCGCGTTCGCTGCAATCTACCTCGCCATCGAGACCGGCGTCCACGAGCGCAGTCGGTGGCTCTACGTCGCCCTGCAGAACGCCAGTCGGCCGTCGCCGGCGACCGTCTTGACGTCCACGGAGGAGTACGATGACAACTGA
- a CDS encoding Lrp/AsnC family transcriptional regulator, giving the protein MADDDIDDVDRAILYALQEDARNMSSGDIAERTGTSDSTVRKRIQRLEDSGVVKGYSASVDYQQSGYPLRMLLYCTASIPERGDLIPEILAIDGVVSVQELVTGDENLLVTAVGESDDDITSVAQELLDMGLTVADEVLVRSHETTPFGGFDPENGR; this is encoded by the coding sequence ATGGCCGACGACGACATCGACGACGTGGACCGAGCCATCCTGTACGCGCTCCAGGAGGACGCCCGGAACATGTCGTCGGGAGACATCGCAGAGCGAACGGGGACGTCGGACAGCACCGTCCGCAAGCGCATCCAGCGACTGGAGGACAGCGGCGTCGTCAAGGGGTACAGCGCGAGCGTCGACTACCAGCAGTCCGGGTACCCGCTCCGGATGTTGCTCTACTGCACGGCGTCGATTCCCGAGCGCGGCGACCTGATTCCCGAGATTCTGGCGATCGACGGCGTGGTCTCCGTGCAGGAGTTGGTCACCGGCGACGAGAACCTCCTCGTCACGGCCGTCGGCGAGTCGGACGACGACATCACGTCGGTCGCGCAGGAACTCCTCGACATGGGGTTGACCGTCGCCGACGAGGTGCTCGTCCGGAGCCACGAGACGACGCCGTTCGGCGGCTTCGACCCGGAGAACGGACGCTAA
- a CDS encoding DUF5805 domain-containing protein, translating to MTEDVKLNVAVPRHQREVYDEEAEQMGFASRAAYVRSMVNAGRRDFGLDPQGSDAEDTTLADFVERRIVDVIDDADGASRDAVVEEISGDIEQTVTDCLARLDDDGRIDYDIQQDGLVVRSEDD from the coding sequence ATGACCGAGGACGTGAAGCTCAACGTCGCCGTCCCGCGACACCAGCGCGAGGTCTACGACGAGGAAGCCGAGCAGATGGGGTTCGCCAGCCGCGCCGCGTACGTCCGGTCGATGGTCAACGCTGGACGGCGTGATTTCGGCCTCGACCCCCAGGGTTCAGACGCCGAAGACACCACTCTAGCGGACTTCGTCGAGCGGCGAATCGTCGACGTCATCGACGACGCCGACGGCGCCAGTCGCGACGCCGTCGTCGAGGAGATCTCCGGCGACATCGAGCAGACGGTCACGGACTGTCTGGCTCGCCTCGACGACGACGGCCGAATCGACTACGACATCCAGCAGGACGGCCTCGTCGTTCGCTCGGAGGACGACTGA
- a CDS encoding tyrosine-type recombinase/integrase encodes MSLDTTNDSVDGPVRTFLDEMELYGRSSSTIADYRTTLRQFRAFLASRETPIDDATRSDCLKWIQSLREADYAPGSIRTKAVHVNRFYGYMVQTGEFDENPMVVVMEEMSERGDSSPTRRRIAVKEMQEFVGAIRNPLYRAIVVVLAKTGIRVGELCNLDLRDVNLSHSAIAQHYGVQPRAAVSDRENTLFVTSDIDVGDTVNGGKRTEGNKRHRDTRIPVDEEVERELVEWLAIRPDVESPAEPLFVNVSESYGERLTSEMVRAYVTDLAREQGWYATGAGVEENVTPHYFRHFFTTELRQRTDDGYLVKYLRGDVGDVMDRYTHNWQELVAEPYSRSIYQLSARSSGSV; translated from the coding sequence GTGTCACTAGACACAACGAACGACTCCGTTGACGGCCCCGTTCGGACGTTCCTCGACGAGATGGAGTTGTACGGCCGCTCGTCCAGTACCATCGCGGACTACCGGACGACGCTCCGCCAGTTCCGTGCATTCCTCGCCAGCCGCGAGACGCCGATCGACGACGCGACCCGGAGTGACTGCCTGAAGTGGATTCAGTCGCTGCGCGAGGCCGACTACGCGCCAGGGTCGATTCGCACGAAGGCCGTCCACGTCAACCGCTTCTACGGGTACATGGTCCAGACCGGGGAGTTCGACGAGAACCCGATGGTCGTCGTGATGGAGGAGATGAGCGAGCGCGGGGACTCCTCGCCAACGCGGCGGCGCATCGCGGTCAAGGAGATGCAGGAGTTCGTCGGCGCGATTCGGAACCCGCTGTACCGCGCTATCGTGGTGGTGCTGGCGAAGACCGGTATCCGCGTCGGCGAACTGTGCAATCTGGACTTGCGTGACGTCAATCTCTCTCACTCCGCGATAGCCCAGCACTACGGCGTCCAGCCGCGAGCGGCCGTCAGCGACCGCGAGAACACACTGTTCGTCACCAGCGACATCGACGTCGGAGACACCGTCAACGGCGGGAAGCGGACCGAGGGGAACAAGCGCCACCGCGACACGCGCATCCCCGTCGACGAGGAAGTCGAGCGCGAGCTGGTGGAGTGGCTGGCAATCCGACCGGACGTGGAGTCGCCGGCTGAGCCGCTGTTCGTGAACGTCTCCGAGAGCTACGGCGAGCGGCTGACCAGCGAGATGGTGCGGGCGTACGTCACAGACTTGGCGCGCGAGCAGGGGTGGTACGCGACCGGCGCGGGCGTCGAGGAGAACGTCACCCCGCACTACTTCCGGCACTTCTTCACGACGGAGCTGCGCCAGCGGACCGACGACGGCTACCTCGTGAAGTACCTGCGCGGGGACGTCGGCGACGTGATGGACCGCTACACCCACAACTGGCAGGAACTGGTAGCCGAGCCGTACAGTCGGTCCATCTACCAACTGAGTGCGCGTTCGAGCGGTAGCGTGTAA
- a CDS encoding CopG family ribbon-helix-helix protein, protein MTVVSVSMPDELLERLDEFSEDHGYTGRSEVVREAARNLLGEFEDKQLEDRPLIGVVTVLFSYENSTVEERMMNLRHEYEGLVTSNVHNHVGDHYCMELFILEGKLDEISEFVGRVRATKDTITVDYSVIPVDGFTPLAER, encoded by the coding sequence ATGACCGTCGTCAGCGTCTCGATGCCCGACGAACTCCTCGAACGACTCGACGAGTTCTCCGAGGACCACGGCTACACCGGCCGCAGCGAGGTCGTCCGAGAGGCCGCGCGCAACCTCCTCGGCGAGTTCGAGGACAAACAACTGGAGGACCGCCCGCTCATCGGCGTGGTCACCGTCCTGTTCAGTTACGAGAACTCCACCGTCGAGGAGCGCATGATGAACCTCCGCCACGAGTACGAGGGCCTCGTCACGAGCAACGTTCACAACCACGTCGGCGACCACTACTGCATGGAGCTGTTCATCCTCGAAGGCAAGCTCGACGAGATTTCGGAGTTCGTGGGTCGCGTGCGCGCCACGAAGGACACGATTACGGTCGACTACTCGGTGATACCCGTCGACGGCTTCACGCCGCTGGCCGAGCGCTAG
- the gcvPB gene encoding aminomethyl-transferring glycine dehydrogenase subunit GcvPB, with protein MEHYDQAAYEQADGDQYEPLLSEKDETTTEVESSLPDELTRDKLELPSLAEPELARHYVRLSQQNYGVDSGPYPLGSCTMKYNPRFTEDIAALDAASVHPDRSAESVQGTLKLQYDLQDYLGRIGGMDAVTLQPPAGAAGEFAGILLADAYHEANGEGHRDEVVIPDAAHGTNFASAALGGYDVVEIPSGDDGRVDIDALDAALGENTAALMLTNPNTLGLFERDIERIADMVHDAGGLLYYDGANLNALLGRARPGDMGFDVMHFNVHKTFATPHGGGGPGAGPVGVTDDLAAFLPEPHIRQTDGGSYERYTPEHSVGKVHGFSGNWLVLIKAFAYIDRLGDDGLGDASAKAVLNANYLAEQVDYDVPLGPFHHEFVASAGDQDAADVAKRMLDYGVHPPTTKWPDLVDEALMTEPTEVETKSNLDDLADAFNAVAGEDDETLESAPNRTTARRIDQTAAARNPRLSWHDLD; from the coding sequence ATGGAGCACTACGACCAAGCCGCCTACGAGCAGGCCGACGGCGACCAGTACGAGCCGCTGCTCTCGGAGAAAGACGAGACGACCACGGAAGTCGAGTCGTCGCTGCCCGACGAGCTGACGCGGGACAAACTCGAACTGCCGAGCCTCGCGGAACCCGAACTCGCGCGCCACTACGTCCGGCTCAGCCAGCAGAACTACGGCGTCGACTCCGGGCCGTACCCGCTGGGCTCGTGCACGATGAAGTACAACCCCCGCTTCACGGAGGACATCGCCGCGCTCGACGCCGCGAGCGTCCACCCTGACCGCTCTGCCGAGAGCGTGCAGGGAACGCTGAAACTCCAGTACGACCTGCAAGACTACCTCGGACGCATTGGCGGAATGGACGCCGTCACGCTCCAGCCACCCGCTGGCGCAGCCGGGGAGTTCGCGGGCATCCTGCTCGCGGACGCCTACCACGAGGCCAACGGCGAGGGTCACCGCGACGAAGTCGTCATCCCGGACGCCGCGCACGGCACGAACTTCGCGTCGGCGGCCTTGGGCGGGTACGACGTCGTCGAGATTCCGTCCGGCGACGACGGCCGCGTCGACATCGACGCCCTCGACGCCGCGCTCGGTGAGAACACCGCCGCGCTGATGCTCACGAACCCGAACACGCTCGGCCTCTTCGAGCGCGACATCGAGCGAATCGCGGACATGGTCCACGACGCGGGCGGCCTGCTCTACTACGACGGTGCGAACCTCAACGCCCTGCTCGGCCGCGCGCGCCCCGGCGACATGGGCTTCGATGTCATGCACTTCAACGTCCACAAGACGTTCGCGACGCCCCACGGCGGCGGCGGCCCCGGCGCGGGTCCGGTCGGCGTCACCGACGACCTTGCGGCGTTCCTCCCCGAACCCCACATTCGACAGACGGACGGCGGTAGCTACGAGCGCTACACCCCCGAGCACTCCGTCGGGAAGGTCCACGGCTTCTCGGGGAACTGGCTCGTCCTGATAAAGGCGTTCGCGTACATCGACCGCCTCGGCGACGACGGCCTCGGCGACGCCTCCGCGAAGGCCGTCCTGAACGCGAACTACCTCGCCGAACAGGTCGACTACGACGTGCCACTGGGACCGTTCCACCACGAGTTCGTCGCCAGCGCGGGCGACCAGGACGCTGCCGACGTCGCCAAGCGCATGCTCGACTACGGCGTCCACCCGCCGACGACGAAGTGGCCGGACCTCGTCGACGAGGCGCTGATGACCGAACCGACGGAGGTCGAGACGAAGAGCAACCTCGACGACCTCGCGGACGCGTTCAACGCCGTCGCCGGCGAGGACGACGAGACCCTCGAATCCGCGCCGAATCGAACGACTGCCCGGCGAATCGACCAGACGGCAGCCGCGCGGAACCCGCGGCTGTCGTGGCACGACCTCGACTAA
- the gcvPA gene encoding aminomethyl-transferring glycine dehydrogenase subunit GcvPA translates to MSGRESGSPYAPHTDAETEAMLDAVGVADVEALFDIPDSVRFDDDFGIDAKSEQEAVTETRKRLRRNDDLTEFLGRGHYEHYVPSLVDHLAQRSEFLTSYTQYQPEVTQGFLQALFEYQSMLVELTGLGVANCSMYDEATALAEAALLAKRVRAADGDRVLVPEYVRDGHVSVLQNYTKGAEVVVERYGTDAGNVDTDAFADAIDDDVVMVYAENPTTTGAVEEHLDAVGDLADKHDALFCLGSDPVALSLLQRPVDVGADVVVGDASVLGLPTSYGMGLGVFACREDFLRQVPGRLVGASEDSAPPEGARGGGGEAAETGGNRTYTLTLQTREQHIRKERATSNICTNQAWVALRAAIHAASLGSEGLVNLAERMVELPRDLAADLDAITGVRAPVHDRHHFREFLAHTDQPAPAIASDLEADGFAVHAVGDHRLQVCVTDANEHAADRLVAAFEEVTH, encoded by the coding sequence ATGAGCGGGCGCGAGAGCGGGAGCCCGTACGCGCCACACACCGACGCCGAGACCGAAGCGATGCTGGACGCCGTCGGCGTGGCCGACGTCGAAGCGCTGTTCGACATCCCCGACTCGGTGCGCTTCGACGACGACTTCGGTATCGATGCCAAGTCCGAGCAGGAAGCCGTCACGGAGACGAGAAAGCGCCTGCGGCGCAACGACGACCTGACCGAGTTCCTCGGGCGCGGCCACTACGAGCACTACGTGCCGTCGCTGGTCGACCACCTCGCCCAGCGCTCGGAGTTCCTGACGTCGTACACGCAGTACCAGCCCGAGGTCACGCAGGGGTTCCTGCAGGCGCTGTTCGAGTACCAGTCGATGCTCGTGGAACTCACGGGACTTGGCGTCGCGAACTGCTCGATGTACGACGAGGCGACCGCGCTCGCGGAGGCCGCGCTGCTCGCCAAGCGCGTGCGCGCCGCTGACGGCGACCGCGTGCTCGTCCCCGAGTACGTCCGCGACGGCCACGTCAGCGTCCTCCAGAACTACACGAAGGGCGCGGAAGTCGTCGTCGAACGCTACGGCACCGACGCCGGCAACGTCGACACCGACGCGTTCGCCGACGCCATCGACGACGACGTCGTGATGGTGTACGCCGAGAACCCCACGACGACCGGCGCAGTCGAGGAGCACCTCGACGCCGTCGGTGACCTCGCGGACAAACACGACGCGCTGTTCTGCCTCGGCTCCGACCCGGTCGCGCTCTCCCTCCTCCAGCGCCCCGTCGACGTCGGCGCGGACGTGGTCGTCGGCGACGCCAGCGTCCTCGGCCTCCCCACGAGCTACGGGATGGGACTGGGCGTGTTCGCGTGCCGGGAGGACTTCCTCCGACAAGTCCCGGGCCGGCTCGTCGGCGCGAGCGAGGACAGCGCGCCGCCGGAGGGGGCGCGAGGTGGAGGCGGCGAAGCCGCCGAAACGGGCGGAAACCGCACGTACACGCTCACGCTCCAGACGCGCGAACAGCACATCCGCAAGGAGCGCGCGACGTCGAACATCTGCACGAACCAGGCGTGGGTCGCGCTCCGTGCCGCCATCCACGCCGCGTCGCTGGGCTCCGAGGGGCTGGTGAACCTCGCCGAGCGCATGGTCGAACTCCCGCGCGACCTCGCGGCCGACCTCGACGCCATCACGGGCGTCCGCGCGCCCGTCCACGACCGCCACCACTTCCGGGAGTTCCTCGCGCACACCGACCAGCCCGCGCCTGCCATCGCCAGCGACCTCGAAGCCGACGGGTTCGCCGTCCACGCGGTCGGCGACCACCGGCTGCAGGTCTGCGTCACGGACGCCAACGAGCACGCCGCCGACCGCCTCGTCGCCGCGTTCGAGGAGGTGACCCACTGA
- the gcvH gene encoding glycine cleavage system protein GcvH translates to MSFDVPQDLYYLESHEWIDPDTGRVGISDFAQDELGDVVFVELPAVGDDLQQEAELGVVESIKAVSDIYAPVSGEVTDVNDALEDQPELVNDDPFGDGWLVELDFDESELDELLDADEYAEQIA, encoded by the coding sequence ATGAGCTTCGACGTTCCCCAAGACCTGTACTACCTCGAATCGCACGAATGGATAGACCCCGACACCGGCCGCGTCGGTATCTCGGACTTCGCGCAGGACGAACTCGGCGACGTCGTCTTCGTCGAACTCCCCGCCGTCGGCGACGACCTCCAGCAGGAGGCCGAGCTCGGCGTCGTCGAATCCATCAAAGCCGTCTCGGACATCTACGCGCCCGTCTCCGGCGAAGTCACGGACGTCAACGACGCCCTCGAAGACCAGCCCGAACTCGTCAACGACGACCCCTTCGGCGACGGCTGGCTCGTCGAACTCGACTTCGACGAATCAGAGCTCGACGAACTCCTCGACGCCGACGAGTACGCCGAGCAAATCGCCTGA
- the gcvT gene encoding glycine cleavage system aminomethyltransferase GcvT has product MALRTPPLYGRHDDRGAQFTEFGGWEMPVEFDSIRTENAAVRESAGVFDVSHMGEIEVGGPDAELLMQRLTTNDVTALDPGDAQYSAITDDEGVMLDDTVVYRLPEGDDAEFLFVPNAGHDEQMYDRWTGYRDDHDLTATVDNVTGEYGMVAVQGPDAPELVAARADDSVLDLGRFEAKYAAVAGVECWVANTGYTGEDGFEVVFPADGAGAVWDAFANDCQPCGLGARDTLRLEVGLLLSGQDFHPEENPRTPYEAGIGFVVDLDTEFVGRDRLAAQNESGVDEEFVGFVLEERGVPRHGYDIRKDGETVGEVTSGTMSPTLDEPIGLGYVDTDYADDGTSVEVVVRGTGKRATITPTPFIDS; this is encoded by the coding sequence ATGGCTCTCCGAACGCCGCCGCTGTACGGTCGCCACGACGACCGCGGCGCGCAGTTCACGGAGTTCGGCGGGTGGGAGATGCCCGTCGAGTTCGACTCCATCCGGACCGAGAACGCCGCGGTGCGGGAGTCGGCCGGCGTCTTCGACGTCTCCCACATGGGGGAAATCGAAGTCGGCGGCCCGGACGCCGAACTGCTGATGCAGCGGCTCACGACCAACGACGTCACCGCGCTCGACCCGGGTGACGCCCAGTACTCGGCGATTACGGACGACGAGGGAGTCATGCTCGACGACACCGTCGTCTACCGGCTTCCCGAGGGCGACGACGCCGAGTTCCTGTTCGTGCCCAACGCCGGCCACGACGAACAGATGTACGACCGGTGGACCGGCTACCGCGACGACCACGACCTCACGGCGACCGTCGACAACGTCACCGGCGAGTACGGCATGGTCGCCGTGCAGGGCCCCGACGCACCGGAACTCGTCGCGGCGCGCGCCGACGACTCCGTGCTCGACCTCGGGCGCTTCGAGGCGAAGTACGCGGCGGTCGCGGGCGTCGAGTGCTGGGTCGCCAACACCGGCTACACGGGCGAGGACGGCTTCGAGGTCGTGTTCCCGGCGGACGGCGCCGGCGCGGTCTGGGACGCGTTCGCCAACGACTGCCAGCCCTGCGGGCTCGGCGCGCGCGACACCCTCCGACTGGAGGTCGGCCTCCTCCTCTCCGGGCAGGACTTCCACCCCGAGGAGAACCCGCGCACGCCCTACGAGGCCGGCATCGGCTTCGTCGTCGACCTCGACACCGAGTTCGTCGGCCGCGACCGCCTCGCCGCCCAGAACGAGTCGGGCGTCGACGAGGAGTTCGTCGGCTTCGTCCTGGAGGAGCGCGGCGTCCCCCGGCACGGCTACGACATCCGGAAGGACGGCGAGACTGTCGGCGAAGTCACGAGCGGGACGATGAGTCCCACGCTCGACGAACCCATCGGCCTCGGGTACGTCGACACCGACTACGCCGACGACGGCACGAGCGTGGAGGTCGTCGTCCGCGGCACCGGCAAACGAGCAACCATCACCCCCACACCTTTCATCGACTCATGA